In the Ictidomys tridecemlineatus isolate mIctTri1 chromosome 10, mIctTri1.hap1, whole genome shotgun sequence genome, CCGGGCTGCGGGCCGGGGTCCGCGGGGCCGCCGAGCGCTTACcgcgggcggcggcgggcgggcggCGCGAGGGTCCGGTCCCGGGCGTTGGCGACGCGGcgacggcggcggcggcggcgcgcggCGGGCCGggggggggcggcggcggcgggggagGGGGCGCTGGCGCTCCCGCGGCGGCCGCTCCTCTGTTTGTGTTTGTAGCAAGATGGCTGCCCGCCTCGCACCACGTGACGCGGACGCGGGGCCGCGGGGCCGCCCCCTCCAGCGCCgccgcggccgccgccgccgccctcgCCCTCCGCGGCCCCGGCCCGCTCGGACCTGCTGCCCGGCCTCGCGCGGCGAGCCCAACGGGCCACGGCCCGGACGCCCGCCGCCCCCGGCCCCCCCGGCACGTGACCCGGGAGTCCCGCTCGTCACGTGACGCGGGCCCGCGGCGAGCGGTGGAGTCGGGGGTCCCTCGGGTGCGTCTTGGGCCGCCCGCGGGCCCCCCGGGACCAGGGCAGCGGCTCGCGACGACGCCGACTTCTCCCGTCTGTCCGGCCTCCTGCGGGAAGCCCGCCTGGGTTGCAGGAGACAAAAACACAATCAGAAGCGTTCCTCAAACGTCGCGGGCTGTAGGAAAGGAGCTCGGAGCTGGGGGTTTGGAAGCGGCGCGAGGCGACCGGACCTGCAGTGTCCGTCGGGCTCGGGCGAGAGTGAGGTGCGgaggagcctcagtttctccttccGGAGGGTGTAAGGCTGCTCTGCGCCCCACCCGGGGCCTCGTGCCACTCCATCACGGAGTCCTGTTGATAATTAAAATAAGTGAATGTGAAAGGCTTCGAGAGGCGGCGAGCCCACTATGCAAATGCGAGATGTAGACCGAAGCCCGCTTTGTTTAAAAACGGGGTTTTTCAGTAATGACTTTCCCGAGGCGCGCTCAACTTTTTAAGAACGCAGAAGTTGTGTGTGCATACGCCCCTTCCCGGCTTTCTAAACCAGCCCCTGTCCAACACAATGTGATCCCTCTCAAGGCGCAAAGCGGGGGAAAGGTCGCTTGGCCAAGCTGGAATTTGCCACGGGAGAATGCAGATCTCAAGGGCGACCTAGAAGACCCTTTGTTCTGCACGCGGGACTGTCAAGATGTATCTGCACTTGTAGTTCCCGAGTCTGTATTTTTACAGCCCCTTGACGTTCGTGGCAGCCAGAGTTCCTGCTTCAGGTGTTAAGTTCCTTCCTGGAAAATGGCAGTGGTTAAGGGAAAAAGGTCGGTACGCTGTTCCATCCAATACTAACTGGCTCTGAGCAAGTTTAGTGAACTACTCTTTGCATGTAATATAGGCAGAGGTCAGGACCACCACAAATACCAGCTCATAGGTGCTCCTGGTTGCACAGGGTTCCAGAAACGCAGTATTCAAGACTATTAACACTGTTTGAAAATGTGAACTGCGggtacagcttagtggtagagggcttgcctagaacgcatgaggccctggcttcccaGCCCTAgcatggcttaaaaaaaaaaaaaatccaagcttgAGTCTTCTCCCAGGATAAAGTTTGTAAGCTCATGAcagctgtttttaaaaagtttttgttgtttCGTTTAATTTTCTAGATTGGGTGGTTGAGGTAACCAGGAGCCTAACCTTTAGATCATATGAAGTTAGCATGTTTTAATAATTCATAAGCAAATGTGAGATTGTGAGTTAGTTAAGGTAgagaaaagataggaaaaaaagggGAACCTCTGTGTGGTGGAGCCAGAGTGTGGCTTGTGCTGAGCTGAAGGGAAGGGCAGGTGTGTTGGGTGGGTTTAGGAAAAGTGGGTGGTCCAAGCTCATGGAAGAGGACCCAGAAGAGAAGAAGTGAAATTGAAACTAGTAAAACCACTGAGGTACTAGTTGAAAGCCTGGGTTGCCACTgttagggtctttttttttttttttaaaccgtGATGAAGTTcaggtgctaggcaagtaagtgctccgccactgagctctacccccagCCCATCactttgggttttttctttctttccttttttttttccttctcttttctggtactgggaattgaatccaggggtgctctaccactgagctacattctcagatcttttttatttttctttttttggtactgggaattggacctaggagtgctttaccactgagcgacatccccagtttttttttttaatagttattgatggacctttattcatttatttgtttatatatggtgctgagaatcgaacccagtgcctcacatatgctaggcaagcactctaccactgagccacaaccccagccccagtttttttttttttttttttttttttttaacaaggtttcactaagttgcttagggcattgctaaatggctgaggctggtcttgaacttttgatcctcctgcctcagcctcctgagttgttgggattacaggcatgtggcaccacactcagctatttcttattttgaggtaggatcttgctaagttgcccaggttggccttactcttgtgattctcctgcctcaccctcctgagtaactggggtATACAATGTTCCATTGTGTCCAGCccaggcttattttttaaaataatatttttattagttgttgatgaatctttattttatacatttatttatttacatgcagtgctaaggatcaaacccagtgcgtttcacatgctaggcaatcactctactactgaaccacaaccctaacccAATCCTGTTTTTGATTGGAGATTAGGACCACTGTAGAAATAGCATGTCCGGGAGAGCACCCTGACTCCTAAGATGGAAGACTGGAGGAATGGTCCTGGGTTTCCTGGGTACCAGTGTGTGACATTAACATTGTGACCAGTAATCTCCTCAACTCTAAAATGGGACCACTGATTCTGATAACGCTGAGGAAATTGAAGGGGATAGTCTTCCATtctgaaaaaggaaacaaatcaaaaccatgagTCTTCCAtacaaaattacagaaaatttttcaaagaaatcacTTGGgcctaaaatatttttgtttactcAGGTGCTGTGATGTAAAATGTCTTGGTCTTTAAATGTGCAAGCATATGAACTGAACAAACATTTGGTTATGATGGTTAGTTGGGATAAAAGAGGTctcaaaacagattttaaatatcAAGAAAAGATACATGAACTTAGTCATGTAGGATAGCTCATACACTGCTTATTATCAGTTATCACTTTAATGAGCCTTAAAATTAATTTACTGCATTCATAATTACTTTCTGCCAGGAGCTAAGTTCTTTGATCGACCAAATATAACTTCAGTCAAGTCACCAGTTAACTTCTACATTGCTAAATTCCATTATCTTATATGACCTGTCAGCAGCCTATGACCCAGCTGGTCACCCCCTTTTCCAGAAAGGCTTTCTTCAGCTGTTCTCTGGGACACTACACTCCCTTGGTTTCCCTTCTGCCTCACCAGTTGTTACTTCTCAGGCCTTTGCTGGTTCTTCCACTTCTCCCCAACCTCCCAGGGTTTAGGCCTGCAAAACTTGTCCATTCTAACAGAATATGGGCCCCACTGCTAGACATCCCTGTCTCAGCTTACTTGTTCTTCCTCTGGAAAACCTTGGCACCCTCAAGATCATATTGGCTCTTCCTTCCCAGGGGTTCACCAAATCCTATACTTACCCCCTCTCCCTTAGCACAATTCACATCATCTTGCTCATCTTGTCTTTCACACCAAAATAGGAGCTGCTTACCAGAGTATTATGTAATATACACAGTATTTTAATGGCTTGACAGGTTGCTTTGATCCAATCCTTTTTGCTTTGTTGTATTCTGTGGTATGGATGTACTGTAGCTTATTTTACCATTCATCAGTTGAAAGACATCTGGATTGTTTCCAATTTGGGAAATTTATTATAAATGGAACTGCTATGCACAATAGTGTGTAGGTTTTTTAATGCCCCCAAGTGCTCTTGCTTGGTCATGTGAtgtttatttttagaagaaactgccaaactatttcTAGAATGAttctaccattttacatttccacaagCAGTGTATGAGAGATCCAATTTCTCTGCATTCTCATCCACACTTAGTATTGTCAGGATTTTGTATTTTAGCTATTCTAATATGTAAGTGACATTtcatcatgttttaaaataagttttcattctatttattttttttaatgtggtactgagaattgaacccacatgtgctaggcaagctctctaccactgagccacaacccccagcccgcATCAcgttttcttaaacatttttttagttgtagatagactcaatacctttatttatttttatgtggtgctgaggatccaacccagtgcctcacacaggctaggcaagtgttctaccactgagctacaacccagccctcctcatggttttaatgtgcatttccttcatggctaatgatgttgaacatcttctgATGTccttatatccttttttttttttttttttgctgaagtgTCCAAGACTTTTGCCTATTTTGTAATTGAGTTgtttattttctaacattttttggaggtactgagaattgaactcaggggcactcgaccagtgaaccacatgcccagccctattttgtattctatttagagacgggatctcactgagttgattagtacCTCAattttgctaaggttggctttgaactcatgatcttcctgacttagcctcctAAGCTTCTggaataacaggtgtgcaccactgtgcctggttatttctctcttttttttttttttaaagagagagaatttttttaatatttattttttaattctcggcagtcacaacatctttgtatgtggtgctgaggatcgaacccgggctgcacgcatgccaggcgagtgcgctaccacttgagccacatccccagcccctattttctctttttttaaaaaaatatttttaaatgtagatgtacacaaaacctttatttatttatttttatgtggtgctggggatcaaacccagcgcctcacatgtgcaggCAAGCACACTGCCACCCAGCTCTATTTTCTAAGTCTTGAGTTcagagttctttacatatcctggattTTTGGACATGTGACTCACAAGTATATTCTCCTAGTCTGTGGTTTATTTTCAGAGCaaaaattttgacattttgacAAAAGTTCagttatcaatttttcttttatagattgTGCTTTTGGAATCATGTCTAACAACTCTTCACCTGATCCTATTTCATGAAGACTTTTCCCCTGTCTTCATCTAAAGGTTTTATAGTTTCATGGTTTACATTTAGATCTACCATTGATTTTGTATTACTGAGGTTCATTTGCCTATTTCTCCAGTTGTTTCAACACCACTTGTTGAGGACcaacctttctccactgaaaTGCCTTTGCATCATTGTTGAAAATGAATTGGCTGtattatttctggattctctattccaCTATATTGATTTTTGTGTCTATCCCTCTGCCAGTACCACACTTTCTTCATTATTACACTTAAATAGTCAAAATTCTATGGCTTGATTCCAACAAcgttttcaaaattgttttggctaaTCTACTTCATTTGCTTTTccatattagttttaaaataaacttctctATATCTACAAAAATTCTTATTGAGATTGTCATAAAACTATAGATCGATTTGGAAGGACTTGGTATCTTTGCTGTCTTATCTTCCATTTTAACATAAAGCCCCCACACTTGTGGTTAATCAAAGAATCTGAAGCTAAAGAAGAAAACTGCAGGATCTAGATGATGTGGGGCTAAGTTCTCTTTCCAACCTTTGGTCCAGTAAGTCAGACCCCGCCCATGGCAACTACAGAAGAGTCTGGAGAGCATAAAGGAGCCAACTCACTGCAGACTTAACAATTTACAAGAAGACAATGGGTTTAACAACTTAATTAGCATTTGAGTGATGGGGAAGCCAAAACCCAATTGTTCAAGGTCCCCAGTGCAGGTCTAAGTCCTTTCCAAGGGAACTGTCCAGAAGCTAAACCAATCTTGAACAAAGGCCGGTCCTCACAGGCTTTGGGGAGCTGCGAACCCTATCCCTCCCCGCCAGGGGGCGGTACGTCTCTGCTTTGGGGTTTCGGCTGGTGGACGAAAAGCTGGGGGAGCTAGCAGAGGTGTGGGTGAGCAGCTCTTAAGGCTGGGCGCAGAGCGTGTGGCCCTGCACTCAGGAGAGAAAGATCGGTTCCGTGAGCTACAGGGGTGTCCCCGGGCTCTTTCCTCGAGCAAGGTGGGGACCCGGCCTTTACTAAATCCCCCTTCGATCCTTGGGCTACAGGGACCTTGAGTGAGAGGTCAGCTGTCTACATCTACCCACACCTCTGCTGACCTTCGCGATCACGTTCTTCTGAACTCGCCCGCTGTCTCAGAATCCCCCGCTCAGGCCCCTGGGATAGCTAACTGCTGCTCTCCCCCCACTTTTAGACCCCTTCCGAGGCAGGGAACCCGGGATTGACCGAAGGAGCCCCGCCCCGCAcctcctggctcctccctccgccgcccgccccgcccccggcgTACACGTGTAGATCCCGTCACGCCCGGAAGCCTCGCGGTGCTCAAAGTCCTCGCGCACTCGCGCGAGCGCTCAGGAAAGGGGCGGGGAGAACGGAGGCCGGGAAGGCAATTCGCGGACGGCTGGGCGCAGGGGCGCAGTTCGCCACCCTTTTTTGGGCTGGGGTCGGGCGTGCGTGTTGCGCACCGCCTTCCTATCCTTTCCGCGACTGAAGGTCGCGGATCGCAGCCTCTATTTGGGTTGCTCCGCATACCCTTGAGTGGGCTGGCGGAGCGGGCCGCGCGCCCGGAAGGCACTGTGGAGCGCAGAGGGTAGGCGCGGTAGAGCTGGCGGAGGGGGCGGTGGAGGTGCGTGAGGTTGGGGAAGACTCGACGAACGAATAAGAACCGGAGATGAGGAGAGAGGCTGGAAGGGAAGAGGGGCGTCAACCGTGCCCCCTCCCGGGTACACCCTTTGTACGGGAAGCGGGATGGGAAAATACCCAGAGTAACTTGTGACTCTCCCATCTTGTCCCTTTCCCATGCCAGGGTGCACAGCATGGCTGAAAACCGAGAGCCCCGCGGGGCAGTCGACGCTGAGCTGGACCCGGTGGAGTACACCCTTCGGAAAAGGCTTCCCCACCGCCTGCCCCGGAGGCCCAATGACATTTATGTCAACATGAAGACTGACTTTAAGGCCCAGCTGGCCCGCTGCCAGAAGCTTCTGGACGGAGGGACACGGGGTCAGAATGCATGCACTGAGATCTACATTCACGGCTTGGGACTGGCCATCAACCGTGCCATCAACATTGCCCTGCAGCTGCAGGCAGGCAGCTTCGGGTCCTTGCAGGTGGCTGCCAATACTTCCACTGTGGAGCTTGTGGATGAACTGGAACCAGAAACTGACACCAGAGAGCCACTGACCCGAATCCGCAACAACTCGGCCATCCACATCCGAGTCTTCAGGGTCACGCCCAAGTAATCGAAATGAAGCTGCCCCCCTTATTACCCCCCCCTTCCCCCACCACCTCAGGTAGGCCCGGATGTGGCTGTCTTGACTTGGCTCTTTCACTGATGACTGCCAGAACTCTGAGAACAGACCTGTTAAGCTGGGGTGGTAGAACACtcatcccagagactcgggaggctgaggcagaaggattcaaagttcaaagccagcctcacctacttaggccccatctcaaaaaaaaaagggttgagatgtggctcagtggttaagcacccctggtttcagtcCCTGGTGCCAAAAGAAAGGCCTGTTCCCTCAGCTCAAGGACTCTGAATTGAGGGCAGGGAGGTGTATTGTCTCTTGTTGGGCCCCAACAGTGGATCTTTCTTGTCctgtacaataaaaactacaagtTGTGTTGGTGCCCTGCCACTCACTGCTACTGCTTCTTCCCTGTGCAATTCTGTGTGTCCCTGAATAGGGAGAGTAGTAAACTTTACAAGTTTTTTAGGTACAGGAGGGGAATCCAGATATTTCCTACAGAACACAGATTATGACATTGTAACCTAAACAAACTGTTTAGTGGGTACAGAAGCCCAATAATCTCGATGTCCGCCTTAACATTTTTCATGCCCTCAGAGGAAGACTGGATGGATAAAGGCCACGTGCCTGCCTATGCAGCTGGGCTTGTTGTATGCCTATAGGTTTGCCAGACTCCTCCCTGGTAATGGTTCCCAGGCACAGGAAAGGTGATTTAAGGATGATGGAAGCAGATAGAATCTCCTAATGTCAGTCGCTGTGGAAGGAATGGACAGTTTTGACTGATTTAATTCCTGGTTCTGCAGGGCCCAGGTAGCTTCTGGGCAACTGGAGTCCAGAGCCCTTGAAGCCTTTCTGGCTAGGCTGTTTGGTGAGAAAGATAAGTCTCCCCTGAATAATTACTGGGCACACAGGTAATACATGCTTTCTCATTTGGGTATTTATGGGATGACCTTATCTTTCAGGTTTATCAAACCAGAGTCATCTCAAGCAGTGTCTATCAAAGTGATGGTGACAGGTTTGTGGTGAGATCAATATACTGGGTCACAGCCTTGTTTTTAAAAGGCAGCTAagctaaaaaaatacaatttagttttgggggtgggtgggtactagggattgagtccacggacactctactactgagctagatcccaggttttattttttggtagcaggAATGGACCCCagggatgcttagccactgagccacatccctagacctttttattttgagatagggtctcactaaattgttgaggctgaccttgaacttgcaatcctcctgtcttagcctcctgagttgctgggattacaggtgtgcactcccatttatttttaatttatttatttttggctctggggattgaacttgggggtattcgaccactgagccacatccctagctctattttgtattttatttagagacaagatgtcactgatttgcttagtgcctcacttttgctgaggctggctttgaactcgagatgctcttgcctcagcctcccaagccactggaattacaggtgtgtgccatggcacccagctcccatttatttatttatttattttttaaagaatttttttttttctttttaaagagagagagagagagagaatttttttaatatttattttccagttctcagcggacataacatcttttggtttttgtatgtggtgctgaggatcgaacccgggccacacgcatgccaggcgagcgcgctactgcttgagccacatccccagcccagctcccatttattttttaaaaattaaaaaaatatatattttgagacatattcttgctaaatttccaaggctatcttcaaacttgtaatcctcctgccttagtcacCAGAGTAGCTGagtttataggtgtgtgccactgtgcctgctgGTATTATTTTACTGAAGCTTTTTCATTCAGATATGTACATGTAGTTAGCCTTCTTTATCCACAAGCTCTGCATCTTTGGattcaattgaaaatatttaaaaaaatagtgtgtaTTAAATATATAGACTGTCTATTCTTGTCATCATTTCCTGAATAATATATCAACTTTTTACACACATTTACATTGTCTTGGGAATTATAAGTCCTCTAAaggtaatttaaaatgtatatgagggcacagtagcacatacctgtaatttaGCAATTTGAGAGACTGATGCAGAAGAATTTGcaagctcaaggtcagcctcagcaacttagggagaccttgtctcaaaaagggctggaaatgtagctcagtggtaaagtgcccctgggttcaatccccagtaccaaaataaaatatacaagagGATGTGGACAAATTctatgcaaatactgtgccattttatataaggggctTAAATATCCTTGGATTTTGGTATTCTCAGTGGGGTCCTGGTACCAATCCCACTCAGACACCAAGAGATGATTGTATATACATGTGTACTAGTTAGGATATAAATTTTGGTATTGACTATTGTTTGAAGTCTTAAGAGTTTGAAAGCCTTGGAAGGTTAGTAACTGAATTTTATTATAGTTGCTATGAAGGTAATTTGGTTTGAACCTGAAAGCCTTACAGGCTCCTAATTGAAATCCCTTCCCCTGGCTTGTGTATATGGCATGGCCCATACCTGTAAGGACTTCGGCATTTAATGGGGAAGTGGACACACATATATTTGTGAATGAGTAAGATGTGTAAGAAGTAATAGTTGCTATGGTAATAAAAGTGAAGACATGCTAAGGGCTGACTTCCTGGTGGGGTCCAAAGTGGCTTCACCTTTGACCTGGCATTGAAGGATAAATAGGAGTTTGACAGGCAGTAAAGAGGGAAGGGGCAATCTGGCAGAGAAATCAAGGGGGACTCATGAATAGGCAGGGCATATTCTGGAACTAGAGGGACAAAAGGTGCCTAAGAAGCAGGAGGCACTGGGGAGATGAGGCTGCTGACATTTCTGTCATCCTCCTCCCTCCATCACCCTTGACTGCAAGGCTCCCTTACTCTGGAGCCCCCAGTAGTTCCAGTAGCATAGTAGGAAGCCTGCAAGGAACTGAATGGCCTGTGTGTCTCCCTGCACGTATGTGTTCTTGTCTGTGCTCCTGGCCTGGGCCCAGCTGAGGTGGTGGCAGGCGGCCGTTTTGTACTTGGTTTGTTTTGGCAGCTCCCACTCCTGGCCGATTTGTTGTTTCTCTTCCATGTTTCCCTACTGCTTGCCAGTGGGGCTTTCCTCAGTGGCCTCTGGGGAACCAGCCCATAGATGTTGCTACTGAAACAAGAGGGACTGTTGGCTTTAGAAAGTAGGAGCAGGTAGTGGGTGTGAACCAGGCTCATGCATCTGTTGGGTCCATACAGAGTGGGTGGAGCAAAGAATCCTTGTGTCTTTAGGGACCTCTGCAGAGAGGCCAgccccaaactctgttccctctaCTGGCTCTCTGACCTCCACCTTAGCTTAGTCCAACAGAGGAGGTAAGAGGACACAAGTGTGTCAATCCTTTTTACTCAACCGGTGCAGACCCCACAATGAATGGGAAATGAACTCCCAATTCAGAAACAGATTCCAGGAGGTCAGATTCAAATCCAAATGCTTATCTTGGAGGAGGTGTAGACATTCGCATATCATCCATAGCATCTTTGAGCATCTGCTATTTGTGGGGATCTGTGCTGGGCGCCATGCCTTCCAGAAGAGGTATTAAATGTTGGTCCTGTAAAGTCCAGTGGGAAGCAAGACAGATTTAAAAAGACAAGTAATTTGCAAATTGCTTGGGACTGTCCTAGTAATAATAAGGGCTCAGTCAACAGGGCTACTATCGAGTGGATTGAAGCCATCTGGCTAAAAAATGATTTTAGGCATCTTAGactggggagaagggaagggaggtgatGTCTGAGCTATTAGTTTTGTCAGGCTTTTGATGGTGCCAGGCATAGAAAGGGAGAGGCCAGGCCCTTAGGACACAGGAACTGGTTTAGACTGGCTGATGACCTTCCTAAGAAGGCCCAGCACTTTGTCCCAAGTGTGTTCCTAGTGCTTGGTCAGAAGTTGGGGGAACAATGTCATGTTCACAAACCCTTGAATTTCTGGAGGAGTCGGACAAGTATGTTCAAACGTAGTTCCTCAGGGCAAAGGGTGTCCAGTTACACACAGATTTGGGGCAAGAcccaagaaaaaagaatgaaaatggccACTTACAACTCCATCTCTCTAATGGCATTATGGGTACTTTGTAGTTTGGGTTTCGGTTTAactgtgttttcttgttgttcaAAAATTacatattgtttttataataagaaaatgtaggggctgaggatgtggctcaagtgggggcgcactcgcctagcatgcatgaggcactgggttcaattctcagcaccatgtaaaaataaaataaagatattgtgtctccctaaaactaaaaaaataaatattaaaaaaaaaagaaaatgttgatttttgtacaaAGCCTGTTCGTGACTGGTCCCTTGTTCTGAAGGTAAGGTGATTAGGGAGTTAGTTACAAAACTGAAGGATAACCTCAAGAAATGCTTTTCTGGTGAATGAATGGtagatggatgcatggatgggtACACAGGGGATACCTGCTGCTTCACTGAAACAAGCCTCTAATTCTCTGAGATATCAGATGTCTTGTCACTGGAAATACACAAGCAGAGGGTGGACCTTCACCTTCCCAGGACCTCTTAGATCTCTTCCAACTCAGAGTCAGTGAGTCTTGTTTGCTGCAAGAAAAATACACTTTCctgaaagaactaaaattatttgCTGGCTATGAACTAAGACACAAGCCAAAGAGCTATTTACATCAGATTAGGGGAATACTTGTGGGATCAAACATCAAGTTCTGATAGTTCATTAGTTCTTAGTGAACCATGAACAATTTGGAAACATATTTGCTAAGTTTGGGTGTTGAAGCGTATGTCTAAGGTTGCTATAAGCTTCCTTGAAGTAGAGTGTGGACTATATTCCTATATAGGAACAAGAGCTCAGTGGAATTCATGCAAAATCCTCATGAAGTCACTAAGTTCTGTGTTAACAAAATGAAACTTGTCATTATAACCATACCTCTGGAAAGGTCTAAGTGGTAGGAAAAAATCCTTCCATTTAAATTGCAAGACGTGTTTTTGGTTTTATCTGTGCAGTTCTGGGGTGGAACTGAAGACCTCCTACATGCTAgaaaagtactctaccactgagctacatccccagtccatttaattttttattttaagacagggtcctattaagttgcccaggccagccttgaacttgtgatcctcctgcttcagcctcctgagtacctgggattatggTTGTGATAATAACATCTGGCTCAGTGgtgctttttttaaagttaagactttctaattttgtttttgtttagacaGAAAAGCTACTTTGGACTATTTACCAGCCTCATCTTCTGATACAGGATTAGTAATATAGGAAGG is a window encoding:
- the Pop7 gene encoding ribonuclease P protein subunit p20 isoform X2, whose amino-acid sequence is MAENREPRGAVDAELDPVEYTLRKRLPHRLPRRPNDIYVNMKTDFKAQLARCQKLLDGGTRGQNACTEIYIHGLGLAINRAINIALQLQAGSFGSLQVAANTSTVELVDELEPETDTREPLTRIRNNSAIHIRVFRVTPK
- the Pop7 gene encoding ribonuclease P protein subunit p20 isoform X1, with the protein product MAVVKGKRVHSMAENREPRGAVDAELDPVEYTLRKRLPHRLPRRPNDIYVNMKTDFKAQLARCQKLLDGGTRGQNACTEIYIHGLGLAINRAINIALQLQAGSFGSLQVAANTSTVELVDELEPETDTREPLTRIRNNSAIHIRVFRVTPK